The following are encoded in a window of Anopheles gambiae chromosome X, idAnoGambNW_F1_1, whole genome shotgun sequence genomic DNA:
- the LOC5666765 gene encoding trace amine-associated receptor 4 isoform X1: MVPYQLEVLALVAVLIGIIVNSYIVVIVILTKQITFASKILLLHLGVVNAVLCLFYLIFYGMSLLQLLPVALDAMDVACLLFGLCFNTLHSIALWTLCALNFDRYFAIATPLHYGTFINTKKQVLITLGAGWIVSTLFSLPQAVRISAYKFDSDYKLCLPILQTTESLIYSICFVLFTILLPIVLILGCNMKVLMIARYQRNRIASAILEVTLSAQLTITHQRNPFFVPSATGAGPAGSGPVAECKPYTQASNQNNPAANVIQLVGSAILFHCPYYLVILWNSVLPFVGNGWRTPALLLNLASFLLLLSPTINAILYGVRSKIVRRSFRNIWRKQKQKIEIHYEIQARTPSTCGSRRPSLSGTQFQQQQLQQQQQPLLLAFAAETSRPGSADTRSEVGLEPPDGGSLEAPSLQSPLGRVKFGSCSALSGPLFVGGAAPSAHHGGSAGPRPKITITKILTDEELAVQTPPPPPSPSSPTAFEFHHHHIAAAAVDGGRLPAALVATIPPMISTTDNLSVAGQSGAKLHPAAPLSAGLVCLEPKISFRKFSSLQEILGNGTD; this comes from the exons ATGGTACCGTACCAGCTGGAAGTTCTTGCCCTCGTTGCCGTGCTAATCGGCATCATCGTCAACTCCTACATCGTCGTTATCGTTATCCTTACGAAACAG ATCACGTTCGCCAGCAAAATACTGTTGCTGCATCTCGGCGTAGTGAACGCGGTACTATGTCTGTTCTATCTGATCTTCTACGGCATGAGCCTGCTCCAGCTGCTGCCGGTAGCGCTGGACGCGATGGATGTCGCCTGTCTGCTGTTCGGGCTCTGCTTCAACACGCTCCACTCGATCGCACTCTGGACGCTCTGTGCACTGAACTTCGATCGGTACTTTGCGATCGCGACGCCGCTACACTACGGGACGTTCATCAACACGAAGAAG CAGGTCCTGATAACGCTCGGTGCCGGCTGGATCGTCTCGACGCTGTTCAGCCTGCCGCAGGCGGTGCGTATCTCGGCCTATAAGTTCGACAGCGACTACAAGCTCTGCCTGCCGATCCTGCAGACGACCGAATCGCTCATCTACAGCATCTGCTTCGTACTGTTCACCATTCTGCTACCGATAGTGCTGATACTGGGCTGCAACATGAAG GTACTGATGATCGCCCGTTACCAGCGCAATCGGATCGCGTCCGCCATCCTAGAGGTGACGCTGTCCGCCCAGCTCACCATCACTCACCAGCGCAATCCGTTCTTCGTGCCGAGCGCGACCGGTGCCGGTCCGGCCGGTTCCGGCCCGGTGGCCGAATGCAAACCGTACACGCAAGCCTCGAACCAGAACAATCCGGCCGCGAACGTGATACAGCTGGTCGGGTCCGCCATCCTGTTCCACTGTCCGTACTACCTCGTGATCCTCTGGAACAGTGTGCTCCCGTTCGTCGGCAATGGGTGGCGCACGCCCGCCCTGCTGCTCAATCTGGCCTCCTTTCTGCTGCTCCTGTCGCCGACCATCAACGCGATCCTGTACGGCGTCCGGAGTAAGATCGTGCGCCGCTCGTTCCGCAACATCTGGCgcaagcagaagcagaagatcGAAATCCACTACGAAATCCAGGCGCGCACCCCGTCGACCTGCGGTTCGCGGCGCCCGTCCCTCAGCGGTACCcagttccagcagcagcagctccagcagcagcagcagccgctgcTGCTCGCGTTCGCCGCCGAAACGAGCCGGCCCGGTTCGGCCGACACCCGGTCGGAGGTGGGCCTGGAGCCGCCGGACGGCGGTTCCCTCGAGGCACCGTCGCTCCAGTCGCCGCTCGGGCGCGTCAAGTTCGGCAGCTGTTCCGCACTGAGCGGGCCGCTGTTTGTGGGCGGTGCGGCACCGAGCGCACACCACGGCGGCAGCGCCGGACCACGGCCAAAGATCACCATCACGAAGATACTCACGGACGAGGAGCTGGCGGTGCAGACGCCACCGCCGCCCCCGTCGCCCAGCTCGCCGACCGCGTTCGAgtttcaccatcaccacattGCGGCGGCCGCCGTCGACGGTGGGCGGCTGCCGGCGGCTCTGGTCGCCACGATACCACCGATGATTAGCACCACAGACAATCTCAGCGTCGCTGGACAATCAGGTGCCAAGCTGCACCCCGCCGCACCCCTGTCCGCCGGTCTAGTCTGTCTCGAGCCGAAGATATCGTTTCGGAAGTTTTCCTCGCTGCAGGAAATTTTAGGCAACGGGACAGACTAG
- the LOC5666765 gene encoding trace amine-associated receptor 4 isoform X2, which produces MVPYQLEVLALVAVLIGIIVNSYIVVIVILTKQITFASKILLLHLGVVNAVLCLFYLIFYGMSLLQLLPVALDAMDVACLLFGLCFNTLHSIALWTLCALNFDRYFAIATPLHYGTFINTKKVLITLGAGWIVSTLFSLPQAVRISAYKFDSDYKLCLPILQTTESLIYSICFVLFTILLPIVLILGCNMKVLMIARYQRNRIASAILEVTLSAQLTITHQRNPFFVPSATGAGPAGSGPVAECKPYTQASNQNNPAANVIQLVGSAILFHCPYYLVILWNSVLPFVGNGWRTPALLLNLASFLLLLSPTINAILYGVRSKIVRRSFRNIWRKQKQKIEIHYEIQARTPSTCGSRRPSLSGTQFQQQQLQQQQQPLLLAFAAETSRPGSADTRSEVGLEPPDGGSLEAPSLQSPLGRVKFGSCSALSGPLFVGGAAPSAHHGGSAGPRPKITITKILTDEELAVQTPPPPPSPSSPTAFEFHHHHIAAAAVDGGRLPAALVATIPPMISTTDNLSVAGQSGAKLHPAAPLSAGLVCLEPKISFRKFSSLQEILGNGTD; this is translated from the exons ATGGTACCGTACCAGCTGGAAGTTCTTGCCCTCGTTGCCGTGCTAATCGGCATCATCGTCAACTCCTACATCGTCGTTATCGTTATCCTTACGAAACAG ATCACGTTCGCCAGCAAAATACTGTTGCTGCATCTCGGCGTAGTGAACGCGGTACTATGTCTGTTCTATCTGATCTTCTACGGCATGAGCCTGCTCCAGCTGCTGCCGGTAGCGCTGGACGCGATGGATGTCGCCTGTCTGCTGTTCGGGCTCTGCTTCAACACGCTCCACTCGATCGCACTCTGGACGCTCTGTGCACTGAACTTCGATCGGTACTTTGCGATCGCGACGCCGCTACACTACGGGACGTTCATCAACACGAAGAAG GTCCTGATAACGCTCGGTGCCGGCTGGATCGTCTCGACGCTGTTCAGCCTGCCGCAGGCGGTGCGTATCTCGGCCTATAAGTTCGACAGCGACTACAAGCTCTGCCTGCCGATCCTGCAGACGACCGAATCGCTCATCTACAGCATCTGCTTCGTACTGTTCACCATTCTGCTACCGATAGTGCTGATACTGGGCTGCAACATGAAG GTACTGATGATCGCCCGTTACCAGCGCAATCGGATCGCGTCCGCCATCCTAGAGGTGACGCTGTCCGCCCAGCTCACCATCACTCACCAGCGCAATCCGTTCTTCGTGCCGAGCGCGACCGGTGCCGGTCCGGCCGGTTCCGGCCCGGTGGCCGAATGCAAACCGTACACGCAAGCCTCGAACCAGAACAATCCGGCCGCGAACGTGATACAGCTGGTCGGGTCCGCCATCCTGTTCCACTGTCCGTACTACCTCGTGATCCTCTGGAACAGTGTGCTCCCGTTCGTCGGCAATGGGTGGCGCACGCCCGCCCTGCTGCTCAATCTGGCCTCCTTTCTGCTGCTCCTGTCGCCGACCATCAACGCGATCCTGTACGGCGTCCGGAGTAAGATCGTGCGCCGCTCGTTCCGCAACATCTGGCgcaagcagaagcagaagatcGAAATCCACTACGAAATCCAGGCGCGCACCCCGTCGACCTGCGGTTCGCGGCGCCCGTCCCTCAGCGGTACCcagttccagcagcagcagctccagcagcagcagcagccgctgcTGCTCGCGTTCGCCGCCGAAACGAGCCGGCCCGGTTCGGCCGACACCCGGTCGGAGGTGGGCCTGGAGCCGCCGGACGGCGGTTCCCTCGAGGCACCGTCGCTCCAGTCGCCGCTCGGGCGCGTCAAGTTCGGCAGCTGTTCCGCACTGAGCGGGCCGCTGTTTGTGGGCGGTGCGGCACCGAGCGCACACCACGGCGGCAGCGCCGGACCACGGCCAAAGATCACCATCACGAAGATACTCACGGACGAGGAGCTGGCGGTGCAGACGCCACCGCCGCCCCCGTCGCCCAGCTCGCCGACCGCGTTCGAgtttcaccatcaccacattGCGGCGGCCGCCGTCGACGGTGGGCGGCTGCCGGCGGCTCTGGTCGCCACGATACCACCGATGATTAGCACCACAGACAATCTCAGCGTCGCTGGACAATCAGGTGCCAAGCTGCACCCCGCCGCACCCCTGTCCGCCGGTCTAGTCTGTCTCGAGCCGAAGATATCGTTTCGGAAGTTTTCCTCGCTGCAGGAAATTTTAGGCAACGGGACAGACTAG
- the LOC1277368 gene encoding SREBP regulating gene protein isoform X2, protein MCYVVIAKFIRRRLVLAIIFLLSLSYCMVHLIRKSNNLSLNGDYLQTQLLLRKNIIWTKVRHTGQPGALGAEVLPAGTANETDDQPAQPASCRNSIQGRSLLVDDRGYVCPRADLLANGCCSAGSGGTTANADAGRLFPCRTCLPNRCCAVYEYCVACCLNPDKRPILEEVLAKANGRQVALYAEVTDQFELCLTKCRTNSQSVQNENKYRNPEQKHCYGEMSEAAWASASGKDAQKPLPDDP, encoded by the exons ATGTGTTATGTCGTGATCGCAAAGTTCATCCGTCGGCGGCTGGTGCTAGCGATAatctttcttctttccctgTCCTACTGCATGGTGCACCTGATACGAAAG AGCAACAACCTCAGCCTGAACGGGGACTATCTGCAgacgcagctgctgctgcgcaaaAACATTATCTGGACCAAAGTGCGGCACACCGGGCAGCCGGGTGCACTGGGGGCGGAGGTTCTGCCTGCCGGCACGGCCAACGAAACCGACGACCAGCCAGCCCAGCCGGCCAGCTGCCGAAATTCGATCCAAGGCCGGTCGCTGCTCGTCGATGACCGTGGGTACGTGTGCCCGCGGGCCGACCTGCTCGCGAACGGCTGCTGCAGCGCTGGGAGCGGCGGCACCACGGCGAACGCGGACGCAGGCCGGCTCTTCCCGTGCCGCACCTGTCTGCCGAACCGCTGCTGTGCCGTGTACGAGTACTGTGTGGCGTGCTGCCTGAACCCGGACAAG CGACCGATCCTGGAGGAGGTGCTGGCCAAAGCGAACGGCCGACAGGTGGCCCTGTACGCGGAGGTGACCGACCAGTTCGAGCTGTGCCTGACCAAGTGTCGCACCAACTCGCAGTCGGTGCAGAACGAGAACAAGTACCGGAATCCGGAACAGAAGCACTGCTACGGTGAGATGAGCGAGGCGGCGTGGGCTTCCGCAAGCGGCAAGGACGCGCAGAAACCGCTCCCGGACGATCCGTGA
- the LOC1277368 gene encoding SREBP regulating gene protein isoform X1 → MCYVVIAKFIRRRLVLAIIFLLSLSYCMVHLIRKSNNLSLNGDYLQTQLLLRKNIIWTKVRHTGQPGALGAEVLPAGTANETDDQPAQPASCRNSIQGRSLLVDDRGYVCPRADLLANGCCSAGSGGTTANADAGRLFPCRTCLPNRCCAVYEYCVACCLNPDKVRRAVLSPLCVRIHCITPYFMYRFAVLATDPGGGAGQSERPTGGPVRGGDRPVRAVPDQVSHQLAVGAEREQVPESGTEALLR, encoded by the exons ATGTGTTATGTCGTGATCGCAAAGTTCATCCGTCGGCGGCTGGTGCTAGCGATAatctttcttctttccctgTCCTACTGCATGGTGCACCTGATACGAAAG AGCAACAACCTCAGCCTGAACGGGGACTATCTGCAgacgcagctgctgctgcgcaaaAACATTATCTGGACCAAAGTGCGGCACACCGGGCAGCCGGGTGCACTGGGGGCGGAGGTTCTGCCTGCCGGCACGGCCAACGAAACCGACGACCAGCCAGCCCAGCCGGCCAGCTGCCGAAATTCGATCCAAGGCCGGTCGCTGCTCGTCGATGACCGTGGGTACGTGTGCCCGCGGGCCGACCTGCTCGCGAACGGCTGCTGCAGCGCTGGGAGCGGCGGCACCACGGCGAACGCGGACGCAGGCCGGCTCTTCCCGTGCCGCACCTGTCTGCCGAACCGCTGCTGTGCCGTGTACGAGTACTGTGTGGCGTGCTGCCTGAACCCGGACAAGGTACGCAGGGCCGTGCTTTCTCCCCTCTGTGTCCGCATTCATTGTATCACACCGTATTTCATGTACCGTTTTGCCGTTTTAGCGACCGATCCTGGAGGAGGTGCTGGCCAAAGCGAACGGCCGACAGGTGGCCCTGTACGCGGAGGTGACCGACCAGTTCGAGCTGTGCCTGACCAAGTGTCGCACCAACTCGCAGTCGGTGCAGAACGAGAACAAGTACCGGAATCCGGAACAGAAGCACTGCTACGGTGA